One genomic segment of Hordeum vulgare subsp. vulgare chromosome 2H, MorexV3_pseudomolecules_assembly, whole genome shotgun sequence includes these proteins:
- the LOC123424462 gene encoding disease resistance protein RPM1-like, with protein sequence MAESALLLVTTKIGIAVAAETLHHVRSVAKLSENMTLIRNDLELIRAFLKEIGRKNSTDGVTEAWIGQVRRLAYDMEDIVDQFMYVIGKQHQKGSWWSSVKKILKKPQHLFTLGEISTGLEKINRALTHLKQNRDWTQPIVGVGDVFATNYDSQQQLYLPGHDYSISDDELVGFDNNRKILMGSLNLENCLNLQIIALWGMGGIGKSTLVSNVFRNEATNFECHAWVSVSQSYKLDDIWRRMLKEIYSKDKKEFDAEKMTCGELQDKLKELLKTKRYLIILDDVWTAEDFRKIKEVLVDAKLGSRIIITTRSEEVASIAPDDCRIKVEPLEDDDAWRLFCRKAFPCTENHICPLALQECGKLIVGRCDGLPLALVAIGSLLSLKAQNVTEWKLFDGQLIFELHKNENLSRVVKILNLSYKYLPDYLKSCFLYCAMFPEDHMIKRKRLIRLWVAEGFVEQIGNCSLEDVAEGYLTQLVQRSMLHVVKRNSFNRIKCLQMHDLVRELAIFQSSRESFSMTYDDNDGVTQVNPDSRRLSVLQCKNDTEPSMGQCRLRTFTAFSSNMASSALFPSESKYLAVLELSGLPIETIPNSIGELFNLKYLGLDKTNVKILPKSVVKLHNLETLNLQGAECVHLPEGFEKLKKLRHLLIYKWLDRTCSILNFFEPVDPFEGMWSLKDLQTLSAVRSSKVFIVKLANLSQLRILRITGIRSIHCAQLCDSLSKLHQLSVLGIVASNEDEVLQLETLTLSYRLKKFGLSGRISEGTWKSPFFSTNGDVLYEISLRWCQLSENPVPRLSELSNLTAIRLRKAYTGQELTFHPEWFPNVKTLSLYDLPHVNQIYIHEGSLVRLEELRIRNLAELRDTPAGLEHLKSLKGVRFLDMHPDFEKNFPVAKLEHVPKVRCTIRYEEE encoded by the exons ATGGCGGAGTCTGCTCTTCTTCTTGTCACAACAAAGATCGGAATAGCGGTGGCAGCAGAAACGCTTCACCATGTTAGATCTGTTGCAAAACTCTCAGAGAACATGACACTGATAAGGAATGACCTAGAGCTTATTAGAGCATTTCTCAAGGAGATTGGAAGGAAAAATTCGACAGATGGAGTTACCGAAGCATGGATAGGGCAAGTCCGAAGATTGGCGTATGATATGGAAGACATTGTGGATCAATTTATGTATGTTATTGGCAAACAGCATCAGAAAGGATCTTGGTGGAGTAGTGTGAAGAAAATCTTGAAGAAACCCCAGCATCTGTTTACACTAGGTGAAATCTCTACTGGCCTTGAGAAAATAAACCGAGCCCTCACACATCTTAAACAAAACAGAGACTGGACTCAACCAATAGTTGGTGTGGGTGATGTTTTTGCAACAAATTATGACAGCCAACAACAACTATATCTTCCTGGACATGATTACTCGATCTCTGATGATGAACTTGTGGGATTTGATAATAATAGAAAAATATTGATGGGGTCACTGAATTTGGAAAATTGTCTCAACCTGCAAATCATTGCGTTGTGGGGTATGGGTGGTATCGGGAAAAGCACTCTTGTCAGTAATGTGTTCAGAAATGAAGCAACCAACTTCGAATGCCATGCATGGGTTTCTGTCTCCCAGTCCTATAAACTAGATGATATTtggagaagaatgctgaaagaaaTCTATTCTAAAGACAAGAAAGAATTCGATGCTGAGAAGATGACCTGTGGAGAGTTACAAGATAAATTGAAGGAACTCCTGAAGACAAAGCGATACTTGATCATATTGGATGATGTCTGGACAGCTGAAGATTTTAGAAAAATTAAAGAGGTTCTTGTCGATGCAAAACTGGGAAGCAGAATAATAATCACAACAAGATCTGAGGAAGTTGCTTCAATAGCTCCTGATGATTGCAGGATCAAAGTGGAGCCTCTTGAGGATGACGATGCATGGCGTCTTTTTTGCAGGAAGGCGTTTCCATGCACTGAAAATCACATCTGCCCATTAGCATTGCAAGAGTGTGGTAAATTGATAGTGGGGAGGTGTGATGGTTTACCTTTAGCTCTTGTGGCCATAGGGAGCTTATTGTCTCTTAAGGCACAGAATGTTACAGAGTGGAAACTATTTGACGGGCAACTTATTTTCGAGCTACACAAAAATGAGAACCTAAGTCGCGTGGTGAAAATTCTGAATCTAAGCTACAAATACTTGCCTGACTATTTGAAGAGTTGTTTCTTGTATTGTGCCATGTTCCCAGAAGACCACATGATCAAAAGAAAAAGGTTGATCAGACTGTGGGTTGCTGAAGGGTTTGTTGAACAAATTGGAAATTGTAGTTTAGAAGATGTTGCTGAAGGTTACCTGACACAACTTGTTCAACGAAGCATGCTTCATGTGGTAAAGAGGAACAGTTTTAACAGGATCAAGTgtcttcaaatgcatgatcttGTCCGTGAATTAGCCATTTTCCAATCTAGCAGAGAGAGTTTCAGTATGActtatgatgataatgatggggTGACACAGGTGAATCCGGATTCTCGCCGCTTGTCAGTGCTCCAATGCAAAAATGACACTGAACCAAGCATGGGGCAATGCAGGCTTCGTACCTTCACAGCATTTAGCAGCAACATGGCATCATCTGCATTGTTTCCCTCAGAATCTAAGTACCTTGCTGTGTTGGAGCTATCAGGATTACCAATTGAGACTATTCCAAATTCAATTGGGGAGTTATTCAACCTTAAGTATTTGGGCCTCGATAAGACCAATGTCAAGATACTTCCAAAATCTGTTGTGAAACTTCACAATTTGGAAACATTGAATCTTCAAGGTGCAGAGTGTGTGCATTTGCCAGAAGGGTTTGAGAAGCTGAAGAAGTTGCGGCACCTTCTTATTTATAAATGGCTGGATAGAACATGCTCGATTCTCAATTTTTTTGAACCTGTGGATCCGTTTGAGGGAATGTGGAGTTTGAAAGACTTGCAAACTCTGTCTGCAGTTCGATCTAGTAAAGTATTCATTGTCAAACTAGCAAATTTATCTCAGCTGAGGATCCTTCGCATTACTGGGATAAGGAGCATCCACTGTGCACAACTGTGTGACTCTCTGTCAAAGTTGCATCAGCTCTCAGTATTAGGAATAGTAGCCAGCAATGAAGATGAGGTGCTCCAGCTTGAAACTTTGACATTGTCATACCGCCTTAAAAAGTTCGGTTTATCAGGGCGGATTTCCGAAGGAACATGGAAATCTCCATTTTTCTCAACTAACGGAGATGTCCTTTACGAAATATCTCTACGTTGGTGCCAGCTCTCAGAGAACCCAGTGCCACGCCTCTCTGAATTGTCAAATTTGACCGCTATACGTCTACGCAAAGCATATACTGGACAGGAGCTAACGTTCCATCCAGAGTGGTTCCCTAATGTGAAGACCCTTTCCTTGTATGATCTGCCACATGTCAACCAAATATACATACACGAGGGATCTTTGGTCCGCCTTGAAGAACTTCGGATTAGAAACCTGGCCGAACTGCGGGACACCCCTGCCGGCCTGGAACATCTGAAGTCACTCAAAGGGGTGCGGTTTCTTGACATGCATCCTGATTTTGAAAAGAACTTTCCAGTGGCAAAACTAGAGCATGTCCCGAAAGTTCGCTGCACCATACG ATACGAAGAGGAGTGA